The following coding sequences lie in one Euhalothece natronophila Z-M001 genomic window:
- a CDS encoding chlorophyll a/b-binding protein produces MNQETPNEQSTSKSESLIPEIEEPAFGWTPYAERMNGRFAMLGLVILLLIELISNQDLFTWLGLR; encoded by the coding sequence ATGAATCAAGAAACACCTAACGAACAATCAACCTCTAAAAGTGAATCCCTAATTCCAGAAATTGAAGAACCTGCTTTCGGTTGGACTCCTTATGCGGAAAGGATGAACGGGCGATTTGCTATGCTAGGGCTTGTTATTTTACTCCTCATTGAACTCATTAGCAATCAAGATCTTTTTACTTGGTTGGGTTTAAGATAA